Proteins encoded by one window of Zerene cesonia ecotype Mississippi chromosome 8, Zerene_cesonia_1.1, whole genome shotgun sequence:
- the LOC119828806 gene encoding phosphatidylglycerophosphatase and protein-tyrosine phosphatase 1 → MGTAMFARVTFYPTLLYNVLMEKVTSRRWYDRMDDTVILGALPFQGMTKQLIEEENIKGVVSMNETYELKIFSNDAEKWREHGVEFLQLATTDIFEAPDQEKLYEGVRFINRFLPLSGKLQGLEDKGRQPNCGTVYVHCKAGRTRSATLVGCYLMMRNGWTPKEAVEYMRSRRPHILLHTKQWQALDIFHRNHCGPKSC, encoded by the exons ATG GGCACAGCGATGTTTGCGCGAGTGACGTTCTATCCAACActtttatacaatgttttaatGGAAAAGGTGACTAGTAGACGATGGTACGATAGAATGGACGATACAGTGATACTGGGAGCTTTGCCGTTTCAGGGAATGACCAAACAG TTAATAGAAGAAGAAAACATAAAAGGAGTGGTGTCAATGAATGAAActtatgaattgaaaatattctCCAATGATGCAGAG aaatggCGAGAACACGGCGTCGAGTTTTTGCAGCTGGCAACAACGGATATATTTGAAGCTCCGGATCAGGAGAAATTGTACGAGGGTGTCCGATTTATCAATAG GTTCCTCCCCCTCAGCGGTAAACTGCAAGGGCTGGAGGACAAAGGGCGGCAACCGAACTGCGGCACCGTGTATGTACACTGCAAGGCCGGCAGGACGCGGAGCGCCACGCTCGTCGGCTGCTACCTTATGATG cGAAACGGCTGGACTCCAAAAGAAGCGGTTGAGTACATGAGATCAAGACGACCGCACATACTTCTGCACACGAAGCAGTGGCAGGCGTTAGACATCTTCCATAGGAACCATTGCGGACCTAAATCTTGCTAG
- the LOC119828656 gene encoding succinate dehydrogenase [ubiquinone] cytochrome b small subunit, mitochondrial: MALSVFLRAPACSSRIFSQHIMRLSTQQALKPAVTQGITPSILSLQNSLLKPDGGILNAVRQFKTSPALLSEEKAHDHSKLWVIEKVTSAALVPLIPICLIMPNKIFDSVLAILITAHSFWGLEAIAVDYVRASMFGPIIPKIAIALVYIISIATLGGLFYLISNDVGLANAIKQFWGVKSKQNA; encoded by the exons ATGGCATTATCAGTATTTCTTCGTGCGCCAG cATGCAGCAGCCGAATTTTTTCACAGCACATCATGAGGCTATCAACTCAGCAAGCGTTGAAACCAGCAGTGACCCAAGGAATAACACCAAGTATCTTGTCTCTGCAGAATTCACTTCTTAAACCTGATGGTGGAATTTTGAATGCG GTAAGGCAATTCAAGACGTCGCCAGCCCTCCTATCGGAGGAAAAGGCCCACGATCACTCCAAATTGTGGGTCATTGAGAAAGTGACGTCTGCAGCACTTGTTCCCCTCATCCCCATATGCCTGATAATGCCAAATAAGATTTTCGACTCGGTATTAGCTATTCTCATAACGGCCCACAGCTTTTG GGGTCTGGAGGCCATCGCCGTTGACTATGTTCGCGCATCGATGTTCGGCCCAATCATCCCCAAAATTGCCATCGCTTTAGTTTACATTATCTCCATCGCGACCCTCGGAGGTCTCTTCTACCTCATCAGCAATGATGTTGGACTCGCCAACGCCATCAAGCAATTCTGGGGGGTGAAGTCTAAGCAGAATGCGTAA